The DNA window aacaggtgtcCTGAGAGTTTTAGAAAGTTACTGAACAACATAGGCGTTATGATTAGTTATATTCTAATATGATGATCAATGAAGCTGAGTCATTAAACAACTGTCAAACAGCAAATAAATATGACATACTTTTTTGTGTAACCCACCATTTGTAACAATATGTAGTTACATTGTCTGCAAATAATACACTTTCAAGGGGaactgccttttttatttttattttttaaatcattccCAATCCTATAAAACAGGGGTGTACGAAAATGGCCAGGACACCAAAAGAcagtgttcttgtctctcaaagATTGTAAATGATGGGCCTCTTTAGtgcctttgtaactttacaaatgttgtttgtatAGGAGATTGAACAATTTCGGTCCCGGTATCGATCCCTGGGGTACGCTGCAACATATATTTAAAGCTTCAGATGTGTGTTCGCCGAGCTTAACGTATTACTACGATTGTAATTTGTTCATTAAGATATAAattattgtgtcaaatgctttggtTAGATACATAAACACTGCAGATGAACACtgtttaccatctattgcattggtaatttacgtgaaacataaataaaatgtatttaaaatgccACACTTTACCTGTGACGATATACTGCGAGTCCCCCGAGAAGGCGCAGTCCCACATCCAGCCTCTAGATGTCTCTCCGGGATTGTTGCTCTTGATGCTTAGCTCTGTCATGAGGGAGAAGTTGGACGTCCTCCAGATCTTGCAGGTCTGATCAGCGGAGCAGGTGGCCAACAGACTAAAGATGACAACATAAGATGCTTCAAGAGCAGTGTAGATGTTTCCCTCTCTTTAAATTGGACATGGTTTCATGTTTTAATGGTGGCTGTATTTGAAAGTGGTTTGACGACGCTCAACATTTATCAGCAGAAATACGCTTTATAGATGTGACGCTGTGTCACTGCATGTTTGTGAGTACAGTACAGTATGCTCTTAGCCTGTAATTGCTGTGTTTAATATAAACAAGTGACATATCATAGGGGCTACAGTACCAGCGATAGAAATTTAGAGCTTTTTATGTGTGCATGCTTTATTCATGGTTTGTCACCAATTGCTGTGGGTCTCTTGAAATACAACATCCTTGAATAGAAAATGATATACTTTATCCAAATTGTTGGGTTTATAAAGATAATAGTTTAATTTCCAGATAGTCCAAATATTAATGCTGACAAAGCTTCCTAAAGCTACTACATAATTAATTATGACGTTTTTGAGCAGGCAGATACAACAGATGTGACAATAGCGAACAAATCAAGTCTTTTGAACAGCTTATGGACTGAAATTTGGACTAGAAAAAGAGTTAGTCTAAAGGAAAAAAGCAGCATTTAGATGAACTTTTCACACTCATTTTTCTGATGGTGGTATGTAAAGTAGTTCATGCGTATATACACACTAGGTAGGGTAGTACTATTTtggataaaaaatgtttatgatagttttattgtatttttttattcttaccTATTATATGTGGATTTTTCTAAGTGCCCTGTGGTAAAAAACTTTTAGGTGGGGGAAAATTCTAAATAGTAATTTTATTGAGGCTGCAACTATCGTTTATTTCACTAATCAAGTAATCTATCAATTAGTTTGTTCGATTTATcagataaaaaaaactttatagtGTGTTTTTAGGGGAAAATAGGGGAAATAAAATCTATTCAGCTTGACATAACCGTTATTCTTTTGTTATAATAAATTCacaacatcatcaacattgaaattgcacttaaCATTtgtgcattaataataataacaaatgaaAACATTATAGGCTGTTAGCTGCCACACAGATCATGGCATCTACACACTATCGCTCTTCTGCGCACTATTAATGCTGCCGTATGGGAAACTCGGTCCATGTATTTAAAGTTCCATGCCATGGATTCTggatttaatcatttttttttttttttttaataaattaatctCACTAAACATTTAATTATCGCAACAATATTTTAATcgaagcttcttttttttccaatcaaaTAATCGTTGCAGTCTAAATGTTATTATCAGAGCATGTGATATAGCACCAGCTTTATGGAATatttacaatgaaaacacaacacaaataaaattatagtcaacatttcaaaataatagaataaaattGGTGTAATTGAAATGATTTTGATGCACATCTTATCCTAAAACTGCTAACCGGGATTGTCAGTTTGATTAGGAAACAAAGGTTAAAAGAATAACTGCAATAACGAGCCAGTCTttttttcgactctttgaaaGAAACAGCCCATCAAGAGCCAAAAATCCAAATCTAGCAGATACTCACGTGGAATCAGGGCTAAACTTGCAGCGCAGAGAGTAGCGTTTGTGTGCAGGGATCTTAGTTTTGGGAATGAGCTGCGTCACCTCGTCTCCTACACCTCCAGCAACGTTCCACACGTAGCAATTCCCCTGCAAAGGAGGACGACTGGTTGATGAGGCTGTCGTTTATTTTGAAAGACGATTATGTTGAGTGACTGACGGAGCTGTTGACGGCCGCCATGTAACTGGCGTCCGGGTCGATGTGAACGGCGTTGACCGACACTTCTGGCTCGGGAATCAGCTGCTCATTGTGGTCCGTCTTCAGATCCCAAATATGTATCACACCACTCTGGTCTCCAACTATTAGTTCCGCCTAAAATACAGGGTTGGcgttactaaaaataaaaaaccaaacttaaaagtgcatccggaaagtattcacagcgcttcactttttccacattttgttttgttacagtgttttttcaaaattgaatacattcattgttttcctcaaaattatacagacaaaacccaaaaatggcaatGTGAATTAACATTTTTTCAATGTTATCAAAAATTAAAAATCACATCCCGCCTTGTATTTACACAGACATCCtgcatgaaaaccaacgcttgAAATCCAACCTGATGGCGCTTGAGAGTTTCTGCAAAGAGGAATTGGTGAAACTGCTAAAAGAAGTGTgcaaagcttgtggcatcgtattcaaaaatacttgagtctgtaattactgccaaagtcTGCataaacaaagtattgagcaaagttTGTGACTACTTCTGTACATgtcagtttttatttttaatacatgtacaaataaataaataaataaatgttcagaATGTCATTATATCGGATATTGTGTGTAAACTTTTTAggacaaaaaattaatttattccattttgtaaCCATGATTCGACAAATACACTGGTCAAAAATTGGTGGTCCAAGAGAAGGTTAgaaaggctgaaatcatgggTATCCAAGCACCAAATGAATAATATTACCTTAAGCAACACAATTTCCAAAATAACAAAGGCTTTCATTGAGGTAGAACTATCACATGTTTTACTATCTAACATTAGAGCTAGTAGGCAACCTAGGATGGAGTCAGATCTCTTGGTTGCTTCATTGGGTCTGCTGAGGTCTCTGGCCATGCGCCCCCCCCTCcaacagacgatggcgtggagcaCTGCAGACGTCACTGCAATGCACAGTATGTGATGTTTAAGTGGgttttttatattgttgttgcATGGTGCAATCGGATGTGCgcaatatgtattatttgtaGTATTATGTATAGCtcatgttttgttgtgttttacgtCTGGAGTTGTATTtagaggccctgcgatgaggtggcgacttgtccagggtgtaccctgccttccgcccgattgtagctgagataggcgccagcgccccccgcgaccccgaaagggaataagcggtagaaaatggatggatggatggtgtatttAGAAATGGCGCcacagctggttgcatcagctctgtgctgtttttaatgcatttcatgtcctttgatgtttccctctagttttcatgtgttttttaccTTACTTTTTGTATCTGCACAGCAACCACCAAGTAAGTTCCCCATTGTGGAATGAATACGGTCTACCCTATCGTTGACAATCCGCATTATTTTGTAACAATCTACTTTTTTATTGATATGCTAAAGTTTAGCCCATTACAATGTTTTTAACATTgttaaaacatacatttaaaaacctcGCTACGACTCCAACTCCGACAGGGATTTGCAAAACAAGCACCGGTACGAGTGATGTGTGCCACGAGAACCACAGTAAACACAGTGAGGAAATGTGCTGTCATTTCTTATTAGCGACAGAGTGAATACGTTTGGGGTAATAATTTTATATGAAGCACCTTGTCATTGAATTGCTTGTATTCCCCACACGTGACTTACTCCCGGAAGTGAAAAACTGGTCAACCAAGCCAACAGCTACTGCGCAACAAACGGAGTGCGAACTATCACAGTACGCAAAGGGCCTAGATCttactgcaaaaagcagatacgagcaaaaaaaaaaatccaactataCAGTGGAACATATCCCTGTACATTATCAAAAAAGATATGTCGAGTGATATCAAGTATCATCCTTAGGTGAAGTTCCAAGACATATCGAAATATTGTGTGCTCCAGACATcgttctacacgacaaaacagatgaaaactcggaaaacatggaggtctacaacttctttgtgtgtggctgtgtCAAGTAAAAGAGTATCAACTCCCCTGGATAATTCATGCATCGTTGATGATTGGGTAAGGTTACGTTTTATGATTTAACTTCGTGTCAACTGCTATGTTTGTTGCCTTTTTGCGGTTGCATGCACCATTTACGAGTATGCGTGTTTTTCCCCATCTTCATTAatatataactataaatgtcaacgTTGTGTAATTGCTGTAAGCTTCATTTAagattgctgcctttggtaaaagcttaactcttttaggttATGCCAACATTTGCTTTCTTTGATTTCGACTTGCcgtgttggtgctttttgaaacACTTGTAGCGAACATATGTTTTAAGaagtacaaataatatcaagacaAAACTTCAATGGGGAATAATAAATATTAGTTTATTAAAGTATGTCAAACGAACCTTTGACAAAATGATCATGGCGAACTCATGCATTCTTCAACTGTGCTCCCTTGGACTGTTTTTCGTAAAATACTGTATACTCTTCTGCCCTTCTTGATGACCTCTCGAGGAGCTCTGAAGAAACATTTATCTTTTTTGTGATTTGAATGTTTTGTACTGTCAGAAAAACTAAATGGCGCCTACTACCCATTTAGAACAGACGATGGCTTGACCACCTCGCATATTTAATGAGCCCGATGTGGCGCCATTTAAATCCAAGCCAATCATTTTCACTTGACATATGCTTCCTAATGCGAAACGGGGCCCACCCACGGAATGCAAATCCCTACGAAGAGCACATGTTCTGCATTTAGGGTGTGGTAACCTTGATATCTGTGAACAGAACAATCACCTGACTGACATGACAAATGACAATTTGCAGAGTAACATAAAGGCTGTCCGCAATTGTAGTATACCCACCGCATTTTACATCAACTTCAAATAGTTGGTTGATTCAACCATCTAATGGCTAATTTAATATTAAGCTTATGTTGACAGCACATTTCAAATTGGATGACGTTTAATGTAAAAGGGGACTTCATTGTTTTGCGTTGTCCTGAGTTGTCGCCGGCTGTGCTTGAACAAAGATCACACAGCGCACAGAATGTCGTACACAAAGTATTTTTGTAGTCAGACTTATGATCCTTTTTGTCCTCGACCTCAGTGTCCTTAAAAGTAGTTTCCGCCatggctgtaacataaaatgtggaaaaagggaAGCTCTGTGAATAAAGTAAaacgtaccaatgattgtcacacacaataagtgtgtgtgacaaaactttaaatttgtcctctgcatttgaccaatccccttgttcactccctgggaggtgaggggagcagtggggagcagcggtgccgcgcccgggaatcatttttggggattcaacccccaattccaacccttgatgctgagtgccaagcagggaggtaatgggtcccattttaatagtctttgatatgactcggtcggggtttggactcacaacctaccgatctcagggcggacactctaaccacaaggccactgagtaggtcactaGGCCATTGAGCAAGTTGGATGCACTGTAAAAGTGAATGTTCTACCTGGTTTGGATGAAGGCACACACAATTGATTGGCGCGTTGACCTGGAAGATCCTCTGACATTGTAGATTCCGTGACCTTATGGGGGATTATTGAATGAATGACAACAATGATAATGTTACACGTTTCTATATGTAGGTGTATTTCAGCGGTGTACCTCAGGTCCCAGATACGAGCCATGCAATCTTCTCCTCCTGTGTACATCCAGCGCCCATCTTCATGGAAGCCCACTGACGTGATGTTCTTGCTCACGCCGTCATAGTTAATCACCGGGTTGGGGTTGTTGGAGTTCAGATCGTACATGCGGATGTGCTGATAACCTTAAAAAGGACAGCTggattaaaggcccactgaaacccactactaccgaccacacagtctgatagttcataaatcaatgatgaaatgttaacattgcaacacatgccaatacggccggtttagtttcctaaattgcaattttaaatttcccgcaaagtatcctgttgaaaacgttgtggaacgaatacgcatatgatgacgcgtgcgcgtgacgtcaccggtgttagcggacatgttcttccagcaccgatcacggctaaaagtagtctgtttttatcgcataattacacagtattctggacttctgtgttgctgaatcttttgcaatttgttcaatagagactacaaagaagaaaggtgttggtggaaagcggcgtattgcagccggctgtagcaacacaaacacagccggtgtttctttgcttGTTGTGAAGCTATAATATaaagcagagcggtcaaacgtacatgtttctctaccacatgttaaccagcaggtttcggtgagaaaattgtggtaataagtcggctcttaccgtaaacatgagcagagcttgtgtcgttcctcctgcagctgtcaaagaggcagctgtgactttcttggctcctccgtggcttccctcagagacactggcggtcaccacacccctccgactttcaggtatgactatataatctcactaaaacactagtaacacaataagcagataaagtattttccagaattatcctagtaaatgtgtctgaatcCCTCTCACtgccctagtctttttttttcctgttagtccttcactctcactatcctcatgcacgaatctttcatcctcgctcaaattaatggggaaattgtcgctttctttgtccgaatcgctctagccgctggtggccatgattgtaaacaatgtgaggatgtgaggagctctacaaccagtgacgttacgcgcacatcgtctgctacttccggtacaggcaaggcttttttattagcgaccaaaagttgcaaattctatcgtcgatgttctgtactaaatcctttaagcaaaaatatggcaatatcgcgaaatgatcaagtatgacacatagaatggacctgctatccccgtttggataagaacatctcatttcagtaggcctttaaatgcagtACATCATTGGATTatacgtcccactggatgtgaattctccctgcccactgggtgtgagttttccttgcccttttgtgggttcttccgaggatgttgtagtcgtaatgatttgtgcagtcctttgagacatttgtgatttggggctatataaataaacattgattgattgattaaatgcaGTACatcactttttttcttcttcgtcCAATTACTAACCTGCAGCAGCAATCATACTCCTGTCAGGTGTTATTTCAAGTGAATTCACTTGCTGGGAAGAAATAGTTAAGACATTATTTAAGAACAATTATGAACCCCACGCTTGTCTCCTTGCCAACCGGGAGTGTGCTGCTAGCCAATTAAAAGGATACGGAGTCCTGGTGCTGGACTGTCCGGGTGCAAATCCCGCTGTGGGCCTGCCAGAAGCGGACTGTGTGGTCGTACCCAGCCGTGGCTAGAATGACCGGGTCGCTGCCCACAGTCCCTTGATTCACGTTCATGATGTACTGCTCGCTACCCCCCTGGCCAAAAGTACAACGTACAACAAAACACATGCAATGTTAATGTTGTATTAGACATTTACATGACTAAATATCTTGTCAGCTAACAAGTAGCGTAGCGTAGCTCTGCTAAATGGGTTGGACAAGTCAATATGTATCATTTTACAAAACGAGACGTGGATATTACCACGGGGAATTATTGAAAGTTAAGATTTAGGAAAGATACATTTTGTTTCAATTACCTTTAACAGTTGGCGCGGTGGGTAGACTCCTCGTACGTTATTGTAAACAGTTCCCTATAGCAACACGTACGAATGGAAAGGTTCCGCGTTTGCCGTGCTGCCATCTGCTGGCTCCTTTTTATAAATGAcaagtaaatttaaaaaatgaaagcaAATGTGCAATTCTTCATTACCAACCGTGATCAATATTTGTAATATTATTGGCTTGCGATACTCGACGAATGCTGATTATTGCATCAAACGTTTCTTTGCTGTCATActcgttttgattgattgattgcaacttttattagtatattgcacagtacagtacatattcgtacaattgaccactaaatggtaacactcgaatacgttTAAGtcgaagtccacgttaatcaattaattccCACTAAATGGTGTATTTTTTAAATTCGccttaaagacatgcacctggggataggttgattagcaacactaaaatggtccctatagtgcaggggtcggcaacctttaccactcaaagagccattttgacccgtttcagaaaataaagaagacaatgggagccacaaaactcttttgaaatttaaaatgaaataacacagcataaagaggtttatatttttttttatttttgctatgTGTAAATTGGGGTCTTAGGCACGCAGCCCGCACCTTGAtgagaaaatgtaatgttagtgcagccTGCGACTTTTAAGTGAATTCTGCTTGACAGCATTaaacttgtcaaccctcccagattttccgggaggttCCCGAATTCTTaaagcaaccattctcgcgaatatctgctgatgatcacccagataataacagtaagggcgtgctatgagggCACTGTCtatgacgccttctacaacatgtgcaAACAGCTTGCCAACCCAGTaatatgttgtatgtggcttccgcagatacacataCACGACTgtaaggcatagttgttcaacagccatacacgttacactgaaggttgtgatatgaacaactttaacactcttactaatatgggccacactgtaaacccacaccaaacaagaatgataaacacatttcgggagaacatctgcactgtgacacattataaacacaacataacaattacccagaatcccatgcacccATGACTCaccctggctatattatacaccccgctagcaccaaacctcgcacccccctccgtgcgtcagttgaggttgccgacccctgttatagtgtgaatgtgagtgtgaatgttatctgcccatctgtgttggtcctgtgatgaggtggcgacttgtccagggtgtacccgaatgcagctgagataggctccagcaaaccccggtgaccccggaagggacaagcggtagaaaatgaatggatggatggatgttaataatAGCTGATAAACACCGGAACTATTTTGACCTATGGTTATAGTATTAGTTTAcattatttcgaacatgcatatagTTACAACATCGTACATTACATTTCATACCAGAAAAAGCAGTAGGAAGAAGTAGGGTATTAAATCCAACCCTTTTTTCAGTTTCATTGCAATTACTAACACGTTTCAGATAAATAAGTaacaataaatatacataaataatcaAATTGTCATACACATAATCATTTTAATATAGTACATCAGATATGAATAATGAATGCAACTTCACTGTAAAACAGGTTGAACAGGCAAtttaacaggtgaaatgtaaaacaatgaataaacataaacaaatacAGTAGAACATTTCAAGCATTTAAACACAAAGTCTCAACACCCATTGTTACTGTTTACTAATAGTTACTGTAATAACTGATGAAAAGGGTCAACAATAACTATAAATGTGTTGCTCAGGGTTGCTGCAGTAGCGCCAACATGTGCTGCTTTGCCTCACCCGGGTCAGCCAGTGAGCAGGCCAGGACAAACGCTCTGACCCCACTCTTTGTCTTAGTGGACGGTAGGATCTAAAACATCATGTGAAAAACCATTAGTTTGCGTTAAATTAGAAAAGTAGAACGGGTATACCTACTGCACCTTCACATATGTTTTGCATCTCTCCAAAAGAAACTTCCACTTCATTGCAGTGCGCTCATCGTCGGTCAAACGGGTAAACTCTTCTGTCTGCAGAAAAGTAAGAGATACAGTTGATGTTTTTCTTTTGAATAAGAAGTAGTGTTGTTTGTAATACTAACAGTGCAGCCAAATGTTATCTCAGCCACAGGGCTTCTGAGGCTGCAGGCATGCAGGGTAGCCGTGTGGTCTGTGAGGTCCACCAGCAGGTCAAAGCCTGTGTTGGCTGAAAAGACTTGACCCCTCCCCGGACACAACTGGTTAGTGCAACACTGCAGGCCCTCAGGCGCCTGGAATTTACATCTGGAGCTGAGACAGAGGGCGGTAATCCAGAAATTATTCCAACAAATGGTGCATCCCGTGTGCTCGGGTAAACATACCAGCGTGTCTTGATGACTTTTGAAACGGAAGAGTCCAGGTCAAGCATGGAGATGAAGCTGAATGTGATGCCAAAGAATATCTCAACAGTTTCCTGTGATTTCTCCTTCAGTTGACTAACCGTGTACACGTCAGTGATAGACTCCACTGCAGGATTATAAAATACATAATCACAGCGTTTACTAAAGCGAGTACACCCCTCACATTTCAACAACCATTGTATATATTCCTCAAGAAACAATACTATAGAAATTAAAATTAGTCATACATTAGAATAGTCTTTGTTCAGCTTAGAAGCAGTATAGATTTCCTTTCCCCTAAAAATAATTGGTTTCCTCAATGACACTACAGCCATGCTTAACTGTAAACTATACATATAAGCACACTTGTATGTCAAGTATTTTTTCCAAATCTCGACTGAaaaacaagctgtacactgaccaCTCCAAAAGCAAGGTTGTCAAATATATGGCCCTTCGGCCAAAACCGGCCCGCTAAGGAGTTCAATCTGCCCTGCtggaataattttgaaaaaaataatgtttaccaTGCTATTCCTAAATCATCCGCTTGGGGTGCACTATTGTAATTTGAGTAGAAAAAGATTCCCAACTCCCACACTCACCGAACAGCAGATGGTAGTAATGTGCCTTTTGCTAATAATGTCTACCTTGGTTTCCACTCACCCTGTATTAGCCAAATGGTCCTTGTCAAAAATGAGAATAGAGAATAGAGATGTAATATTTCTAAGATAAATTGAACAACTACTACTTATTCACAGAGATGAATGTAAAATGTGGGCTTGATGTGTAATCAAATACATTTGATTTAAAGTGTTTTTGTATATGTGAAAACGCCTATTTTAGGAAATCTGAGGGTTGGTCATAATATGTTTTGTGAATGGATATTTAATATAATATGAACATTATACTTGTTCTTCTTTGCATTAAAACAGTGAACAAGGAATATTTCAAGTAAGTACAATCGCTACTCTAAATAAtggaatattttgtttgttttcccaTTTCATATACATGTTTCACACTACAAACAATTCAAACTGATATGCGATTTAATGTAAGGATTATAAGGTTATGGTTTAATGTGGAGATGTCAAAAATATAGTGGTGCAAGGGATGCTGAGAACACTTAAATTTTCCAGCAAAGTGAACATATCCCCATAAatcatacatacatccattttttaccgcttattttctttggggtcgcgggggcgctggtgcctatctcagctacaatcgggcggaaggcggggtacaccctggacaagtcgccacctcattgcagggcgaccacagatagacaacattcacactcactttcacacactagggccaatttagtgttgccaatcaacctatccccaggtgcatgtttttggaagtgggaggaagccggagtacccggagggaacccacgcagtcacggggaggacatgcaaactccacatagaaagatcccgagcccgggattgaacccatgactactcaggaccttcgtattgtgaggcagacgcactaacccctctaccaccgtgctgctccATACATACGTCCATCAATCATACATATTTGCAGTCTGAAACATGCATATTAAATGGTAAAGTAACAAAAATTATAGCATTatttagtaggg is part of the Nerophis ophidion isolate RoL-2023_Sa linkage group LG08, RoL_Noph_v1.0, whole genome shotgun sequence genome and encodes:
- the mlst8 gene encoding target of rapamycin complex subunit lst8, translating into MNVNQGTVGSDPVILATAGYDHTVRFWQAHSGICTRTVQHQDSQVNSLEITPDRSMIAAAGYQHIRMYDLNSNNPNPVINYDGVSKNITSVGFHEDGRWMYTGGEDCMARIWDLRSRNLQCQRIFQVNAPINCVCLHPNQAELIVGDQSGVIHIWDLKTDHNEQLIPEPEVSVNAVHIDPDASYMAAVNSSGNCYVWNVAGGVGDEVTQLIPKTKIPAHKRYSLRCKFSPDSTLLATCSADQTCKIWRTSNFSLMTELSIKSNNPGETSRGWMWDCAFSGDSQYIVTASSDNLARLWCVETGEIKREYSGHQKAVVCLAFNDSVLS